A genomic segment from Truepera sp. encodes:
- a CDS encoding phosphotransferase — protein sequence MRPEHRPKLSPRDAEEACAELFGLAGRATPLPSERDQNFKIDLPDGDAYVLKVFHAREDPALVEAQRQVFEHLATATHGASATPPRPAALPATSRNSGFHARRHSVYPVLVQTAGGEAYTRLTGPDGTRHLVWLTPFKPGTPAEQVRRPSPALLNDIGRTLGEMDAVLARHPQPAARRTFDWAAQTAPDVIAEHLHHLTAPRRGLVEDVLEAFTAHVLPRLPELRISLIHNDVNDHNLLVEGERVSAVLDFGDMLESYTACEVAHAACYLMLDEPDPAAVAFELVRGYQSAYPLHAAELAAIYELIRLRLALSVTLSAHQQRREPHVPYLSVSEAPAWRLLERLARQEPPREEFTRAMAALGGTA from the coding sequence TTGCGCCCTGAACATCGTCCCAAGCTGAGCCCGCGAGACGCCGAGGAGGCGTGCGCCGAGCTTTTCGGCCTTGCCGGCCGCGCCACGCCACTGCCGAGCGAGCGTGACCAGAACTTCAAGATCGACCTGCCGGACGGCGATGCTTACGTCCTCAAGGTTTTCCACGCGCGGGAGGACCCCGCGCTGGTGGAAGCGCAGCGGCAGGTGTTCGAGCACCTGGCGACGGCGACGCACGGAGCCTCGGCCACGCCGCCACGCCCCGCCGCCTTGCCCGCAACGTCGCGGAATAGCGGCTTTCACGCACGTCGCCACTCCGTTTATCCGGTATTGGTACAGACGGCGGGCGGCGAGGCATACACGAGGTTGACCGGCCCCGACGGAACCAGGCACCTGGTGTGGCTCACGCCGTTCAAGCCTGGCACGCCGGCGGAGCAGGTGCGGCGGCCGTCGCCGGCGCTGCTGAACGACATCGGGCGGACGCTGGGGGAGATGGACGCGGTCCTCGCCCGGCATCCTCAACCGGCCGCCAGACGGACCTTCGACTGGGCGGCGCAGACGGCGCCCGACGTGATAGCGGAGCACCTCCATCACCTGACGGCGCCAAGGCGAGGACTCGTCGAGGACGTGTTGGAGGCGTTCACCGCCCACGTCCTCCCGCGGCTGCCCGAGCTGCGCATAAGCCTGATCCACAACGACGTGAACGATCACAACCTGTTGGTGGAGGGCGAGCGCGTGAGCGCCGTTCTCGACTTCGGCGACATGCTCGAGTCGTACACGGCGTGCGAGGTGGCGCACGCGGCTTGTTACCTGATGCTGGACGAGCCCGACCCCGCCGCCGTAGCCTTCGAGCTGGTGCGCGGCTACCAGTCGGCCTACCCCCTCCACGCGGCCGAGCTGGCCGCCATCTACGAGTTGATCCGGCTGCGCCTGGCACTGAGCGTTACCTTGAGCGCGCATCAGCAGCGCCGCGAGCCACACGTTCCTTACCTGAGCGTGTCCGAGGCGCCGGCCTGGCGGCTGTTGGAGCGTCTGGCGCGCCAGGAGCCACCGCGCGAGGAGTTCACACGCGCCATGGCGGCGTTGGGAGGCACGGCATGA
- a CDS encoding glucose 1-dehydrogenase: protein MTSMQGKSGLVTASGDGIGRASAMAFAAVGANVLVSDVNDEAGRETVRLIREAGGTAEYLHGNAASEADAEALVKKGVALWGRLDFAHNNAGVSTQTQPITDQVGADWERILAVNLIGVMYGMKHQMRQMKAQEGGGAIVNTASTAGVSGSWGLSPYGSSKWGVIGLTKTGAIEGAPAGIRVNAICPGATMTAALKGWAEEVPEQFQGVVDAIPLGRAAEPEEQASAAVWLCSPGASYVTGVALAVDGGSSIPR, encoded by the coding sequence ATGACTTCCATGCAAGGCAAGAGCGGCCTGGTCACCGCTTCGGGTGACGGCATCGGGCGCGCGAGCGCCATGGCTTTCGCGGCGGTTGGGGCCAATGTCCTGGTTTCGGACGTCAACGACGAGGCGGGCCGGGAGACGGTACGCCTCATCCGCGAGGCAGGGGGCACGGCCGAGTATCTGCATGGCAACGCCGCTAGCGAGGCCGATGCCGAGGCGCTGGTCAAGAAGGGGGTTGCGCTTTGGGGGAGGCTGGACTTCGCCCATAACAACGCCGGCGTCTCGACCCAGACGCAACCGATCACCGACCAGGTTGGCGCCGACTGGGAGCGCATCCTCGCCGTCAACCTCATCGGCGTGATGTACGGGATGAAGCATCAGATGCGCCAGATGAAGGCACAGGAGGGTGGCGGCGCCATCGTCAACACTGCCTCCACTGCGGGAGTGTCCGGTTCGTGGGGCCTCTCCCCGTATGGCAGCAGCAAGTGGGGCGTCATCGGCCTGACGAAGACGGGCGCCATCGAAGGGGCGCCGGCGGGTATCAGGGTGAACGCCATCTGTCCCGGGGCCACCATGACCGCCGCCCTCAAGGGCTGGGCCGAGGAGGTGCCCGAGCAGTTCCAGGGGGTGGTGGACGCCATCCCCCTTGGGCGCGCAGCTGAACCGGAGGAACAAGCCAGTGCGGCGGTCTGGCTCTGCTCGCCGGGGGCGTCGTACGTCACTGGCGTCGCGCTGGCCGTAGACGGAGGCTCCTCGATCCCTCGCTGA
- a CDS encoding thioesterase family protein, whose translation MEDDPLRHGYFLPLGEGRFGATPHVGGAWFADEQHIAPMLGLLTHLVEVDRDERRGDGLVVARLSFDILGRVGMEDVTTRVGVVRPGRNVELVEAAASQHGRDAVMLRAWLMKPGPTEALAATPLSTIPAPEDLAPWDPTRVWPGGLIDSIEVRRLEHEPGRAQFWIRTPVPLVAGTPSSRLAYAAGLLDIANGMTVRADPTEVAFPNVDLTAHFFAVPVGDWIGFDTSVSFGGGGIGVTTSIIHDRRGPVGAMSQMLTVRPLS comes from the coding sequence GTGGAAGACGACCCGCTGAGGCACGGATACTTCCTACCGTTGGGGGAGGGAAGGTTCGGCGCCACCCCTCACGTCGGTGGCGCTTGGTTCGCGGATGAACAGCACATCGCACCCATGTTGGGGCTGCTTACGCATCTGGTGGAGGTCGACCGAGACGAGCGGCGCGGCGACGGTCTCGTGGTCGCCCGTTTGTCGTTCGACATCCTCGGCCGCGTCGGAATGGAGGACGTCACGACCCGGGTGGGTGTCGTGAGGCCCGGGCGGAACGTCGAGTTGGTGGAAGCGGCCGCCTCGCAGCACGGCCGCGACGCGGTGATGCTGCGGGCGTGGCTGATGAAGCCGGGCCCGACGGAGGCGCTGGCGGCTACGCCCCTAAGCACCATCCCTGCGCCCGAGGACCTCGCCCCTTGGGATCCGACACGAGTGTGGCCGGGCGGACTGATCGACTCGATCGAAGTCCGGCGCCTGGAGCACGAGCCGGGTCGCGCCCAGTTCTGGATCCGGACCCCTGTACCACTGGTCGCGGGCACGCCCTCCAGCCGGCTTGCCTACGCTGCCGGCCTGCTGGATATCGCGAATGGCATGACGGTTCGCGCCGACCCGACCGAGGTGGCCTTCCCGAACGTCGACCTCACCGCGCACTTCTTCGCTGTCCCGGTCGGCGACTGGATAGGCTTCGATACCAGCGTCAGCTTCGGTGGCGGCGGTATCGGTGTGACCACCAGCATCATCCACGACCGACGCGGCCCGGTTGGCGCGATGTCGCAGATGTTGACGGTTCGGCCACTTAGCTGA
- a CDS encoding APC family permease, with protein MTPRRGAPRELRREVGAFGAVMMGLGSIIGTGVFVSIGVAAGITGPSVVLAVAIGALVATFNGLSSAQLAANHPVSGGTYAYGYRYLNPTLGFLAGWTFLLAKGASAATAALGFAGYALNLLGVGGGPWSVPLALGLVGLLTWLVFAGMRRSNQANILVVTVTLASLAVFVLAGLPTLFREGAANLAPFFAPEAGRGAPSALLYASALMFVAFTGYGRIATLGEEVREPRTTIPRAIIAALVVVMVVYVLVALVGVGAAGSETLGDVGNRAVPLEVAAQRFGLPIVPRIVALGAVTAMVGVLLNLILGLSRVLLAMGRRRDVPALFGRLDATGTSPTAAVIAVGVLIAGLAAIGDVRTTWTFSAFAVLVYYAITNLAALALAPDERFYPRWVSAAGLVSCLALAFFVEREIWLVGVGLLVLGLLWRAVLRAWRQKHH; from the coding sequence ATGACGCCTAGACGAGGGGCGCCGCGGGAGCTTCGCCGTGAGGTCGGCGCCTTCGGCGCCGTCATGATGGGTCTGGGCAGCATCATCGGCACGGGGGTTTTCGTCTCCATCGGCGTGGCGGCCGGCATCACCGGTCCCTCGGTGGTCCTGGCCGTCGCCATCGGCGCGCTGGTCGCCACCTTCAACGGCCTCTCCAGTGCTCAGCTCGCCGCTAACCACCCCGTGTCGGGCGGCACCTACGCGTATGGCTACCGCTACCTCAACCCGACACTGGGATTCCTTGCCGGCTGGACCTTCCTGCTCGCCAAAGGCGCCTCGGCCGCCACCGCCGCGCTCGGCTTCGCGGGTTACGCCCTCAACCTCTTGGGCGTAGGGGGAGGCCCCTGGTCGGTGCCACTCGCCCTGGGGCTGGTGGGCCTGCTGACGTGGCTCGTGTTCGCCGGCATGCGCCGCTCGAACCAGGCGAACATCCTGGTCGTTACAGTCACGCTCGCCAGCTTGGCGGTGTTCGTCCTGGCCGGCCTGCCCACCTTGTTCCGCGAGGGGGCAGCGAACCTCGCACCGTTCTTCGCGCCCGAGGCGGGGCGAGGTGCTCCCTCGGCGTTGCTGTATGCCTCGGCCCTTATGTTCGTTGCGTTTACCGGTTACGGGCGCATCGCTACCTTGGGTGAGGAGGTGCGGGAGCCGCGCACCACCATTCCGCGCGCCATCATCGCTGCGCTCGTCGTCGTCATGGTCGTTTACGTCCTGGTAGCGCTCGTTGGTGTGGGCGCTGCCGGTAGCGAGACCCTCGGCGACGTGGGGAACCGCGCGGTGCCGCTCGAGGTCGCTGCCCAGCGCTTCGGTCTTCCCATCGTCCCGAGGATCGTGGCCTTGGGAGCCGTCACCGCCATGGTGGGGGTGTTGCTGAACCTCATCCTGGGCCTCTCCAGGGTGCTGTTGGCCATGGGTCGCCGCCGCGACGTGCCGGCGCTCTTCGGCCGTCTCGACGCGACGGGCACTAGTCCTACGGCTGCCGTGATCGCCGTGGGTGTCCTCATCGCCGGCCTGGCTGCCATCGGCGACGTGCGCACTACGTGGACTTTCAGCGCCTTCGCCGTCTTGGTCTATTACGCCATCACCAATCTCGCCGCCCTTGCCCTCGCGCCTGACGAGCGCTTCTACCCGCGCTGGGTGTCGGCTGCCGGCCTGGTGAGTTGCCTGGCGCTCGCGTTCTTCGTGGAGCGGGAGATCTGGCTCGTCGGCGTCGGACTTCTCGTACTTGGTCTCCTTTGGCGGGCCGTGCTGCGGGCTTGGCGCCAGAAGCACCACTGA
- a CDS encoding Hsp20/alpha crystallin family protein has product MTLVRRQELRPSAMGNWDLTNARPVTSILGDFDQLFNELTTPLFNRSQWAEGYPVDLFETGDAVVLEMAVPGISVDDLDISIEGRQLSIRGALPTGSSEERRYWLQSIPRGEFQRTVTLPASVEIDKVNAQVQGGLLVLTMPKVAAAKARKIPISTN; this is encoded by the coding sequence ATGACACTCGTCCGTAGGCAAGAACTCCGTCCGAGCGCCATGGGGAACTGGGATCTCACTAACGCCCGTCCCGTCACCAGCATTCTTGGCGACTTCGACCAGCTCTTCAACGAGTTGACCACGCCCCTGTTCAATCGCTCGCAGTGGGCAGAGGGATACCCGGTCGATCTCTTCGAAACTGGAGATGCGGTCGTCTTGGAGATGGCGGTTCCCGGCATCAGTGTGGATGATCTGGACATCAGCATCGAAGGTCGCCAGCTGAGCATCCGTGGCGCACTCCCCACCGGGTCAAGCGAGGAACGTCGCTACTGGCTGCAGAGCATCCCGCGGGGCGAGTTCCAACGGACCGTCACCCTTCCAGCCAGCGTCGAGATCGATAAGGTGAACGCGCAGGTACAGGGTGGCCTTCTGGTCTTGACCATGCCCAAGGTGGCGGCCGCCAAGGCACGCAAGATCCCCATCAGCACGAACTGA
- a CDS encoding VOC family protein, with protein MNLTIHSSFLPQDDPDAAVAFYRDTLGFEVRNDVGYGGMRWITVGPVGQPDTAIVLHPPMALPDLTDDERRTILELMAKGSYFGVNLATTDLDGTFELLVARGAEVVQEPTDQPYGLRDCAVRDPAGNMLRIQQVDARS; from the coding sequence ATGAACTTGACCATTCATTCGAGCTTCCTGCCGCAGGACGACCCCGACGCCGCGGTGGCCTTCTACCGCGACACGCTCGGGTTCGAGGTTCGCAACGACGTTGGCTACGGCGGCATGCGTTGGATCACGGTGGGGCCGGTCGGCCAGCCCGATACCGCCATCGTCCTCCACCCACCCATGGCGCTGCCCGACCTGACCGACGATGAGCGCCGCACCATCTTGGAGCTCATGGCCAAAGGGAGCTACTTCGGCGTTAATCTTGCCACCACCGACTTAGACGGAACGTTCGAGTTGCTCGTGGCGCGCGGCGCAGAGGTCGTGCAGGAGCCCACCGATCAACCGTACGGACTGCGTGACTGCGCCGTGCGCGACCCGGCTGGGAACATGCTCCGGATCCAGCAGGTGGACGCTCGGTCCTAA
- a CDS encoding helix-turn-helix transcriptional regulator, whose product MPGASQHQLSPRERSELVRLRRVRDRMDREFALPLSVEELARGVNMSAGHLSRCFKLAYGESPYSYLMTRRIERAMALLRGSDLSVTDVCFEVGCSSLGSFSTKFTELVGMPPSVYREQQELATAGMPACVAKRVSRPASRAVRRAGRQVVRNREAPARNAALE is encoded by the coding sequence ATGCCCGGCGCGTCCCAGCATCAACTTTCGCCACGTGAGCGAAGCGAGCTCGTGCGGCTGCGCCGCGTGCGCGATCGCATGGACCGCGAGTTCGCTCTGCCTCTAAGCGTCGAGGAACTGGCGCGGGGCGTGAACATGTCGGCAGGACACCTGAGCCGCTGCTTCAAGCTGGCTTACGGCGAGTCGCCATACAGCTACCTGATGACGCGGCGTATCGAGCGTGCCATGGCGTTGTTGCGAGGAAGTGACCTCAGCGTCACGGATGTATGTTTCGAGGTCGGGTGTTCGTCCCTAGGCTCCTTCAGCACCAAGTTCACAGAGCTGGTGGGCATGCCGCCGAGCGTGTACCGGGAGCAGCAGGAGTTGGCAACGGCCGGCATGCCGGCCTGCGTAGCCAAGAGGGTGAGCCGCCCGGCGTCTCGGGCGGTCCGCAGGGCCGGCAGGCAAGTGGTCAGGAATCGAGAAGCGCCGGCGCGTAACGCAGCACTAGAATGA
- a CDS encoding transposase — MKRFGDYDPEQPYLLPPSPTDWLPEDHLAFFVHELVGLLELSGIYADYAPEVGGRPPLEPRVMVAVWIYAYAVGVRSSRKVQAALVEDVAFRFLSGNQQPAYWALNRFRTRHREALADLFAQSVRLAVRAGLVKLGHVAIDGSKLQANASKNKAMSYARMQAEEQRLRQEISDYLGECDDVDPAEDDQFGGHDGRSLPEHLKRFSNRLAAIC; from the coding sequence TTGAAACGCTTCGGTGATTACGATCCCGAACAGCCGTACCTGCTGCCGCCCTCTCCAACCGACTGGTTGCCTGAAGATCACCTGGCGTTCTTTGTGCATGAGCTCGTTGGGCTTCTGGAGCTGAGTGGCATCTACGCTGATTACGCGCCGGAGGTGGGCGGCCGCCCGCCGCTGGAGCCCCGCGTGATGGTGGCGGTGTGGATCTACGCTTACGCGGTCGGGGTGCGCTCCAGCCGCAAGGTGCAGGCCGCCCTCGTCGAGGATGTGGCCTTCCGGTTCCTGTCCGGCAACCAGCAACCGGCGTACTGGGCGCTGAACCGCTTCCGCACCCGGCACCGCGAAGCGTTAGCTGACCTGTTCGCGCAGAGCGTGCGCTTAGCCGTGAGAGCGGGCTTGGTGAAGCTCGGCCACGTCGCCATCGACGGCAGCAAGCTGCAGGCGAACGCCAGTAAGAACAAGGCCATGAGTTACGCCCGCATGCAAGCCGAGGAACAGCGCTTACGACAGGAGATCAGCGACTACCTCGGCGAGTGCGACGACGTCGACCCGGCCGAGGACGACCAGTTCGGTGGGCATGACGGGCGCAGCCTGCCCGAGCACCTGAAGCGCTTCAGCAATCGGCTGGCCGCCATCTGCTAA
- a CDS encoding IS3 family transposase (programmed frameshift), translating into MRLKYDQETRERVIRVFYERREAEPQEAARASLRHLSDLVGVPPDTIRGWVDRARVDAKEKPGVTTAEREEIKVLRKEVAELRRANEILKTASAFFGGGGARPQTQVVVAYIDAYKARFGVEPICEILNEMEIQIAPSTYYAAIKRPPSARALSDERLVPLVRQVHAANYSCYGVRKMWHALNRLQHALGRDQVARLMKMAGVRGRSRLRRVITTKRAAGRERYPDLVRREWDNGAPDIVWVADFTHVRTSEGTVYVSFLQDAGSRRILGFTIASSQSEDLVLKAVDQAVTARRRFDSQFTGEGVIHHSDAGSQYTSLAFSQKLLDHGIAGSIGRVGTAYDNALMESTIGLYKTELIHAERRTWASRQEVETATAAWVNWFNRQRLHSALDYLSPIEFEEDYNHRQDLLRQAA; encoded by the exons ATGCGATTGAAGTACGACCAGGAAACCAGGGAGCGGGTCATCCGGGTGTTCTACGAGCGCCGCGAAGCAGAGCCGCAGGAGGCTGCCAGGGCGTCCTTGCGGCACCTGAGCGATCTTGTCGGCGTGCCGCCCGATACGATCCGCGGCTGGGTCGATAGGGCGCGCGTTGACGCGAAAGAGAAGCCGGGCGTGACGACGGCCGAGCGCGAGGAGATCAAGGTGCTGCGCAAGGAAGTCGCGGAGCTGAGGCGGGCGAACGAGATTCTGAAGACCGCTTCGGCGTTTTTCG GCGGCGGCGGAGCTCGACCGCAAACTCAAGTAGTCGTCGCTTACATCGACGCGTACAAGGCGCGCTTCGGGGTCGAGCCGATCTGTGAGATCCTCAACGAGATGGAGATCCAGATCGCCCCCAGCACGTACTACGCGGCCATCAAGCGCCCACCTTCAGCGCGAGCCCTATCCGACGAGCGCCTGGTGCCGCTGGTGCGGCAGGTGCACGCCGCCAACTACTCCTGTTACGGGGTCAGGAAGATGTGGCACGCTTTGAACCGCTTGCAGCACGCTCTGGGACGTGATCAGGTGGCGCGCCTCATGAAGATGGCTGGGGTGCGGGGCCGCTCGCGGCTCAGGCGCGTGATCACCACCAAACGCGCAGCGGGCCGTGAGCGCTATCCCGACCTGGTGCGGCGCGAATGGGATAACGGCGCGCCGGATATCGTGTGGGTCGCTGATTTCACGCACGTCAGGACCAGCGAGGGAACCGTGTACGTGTCGTTCCTGCAGGACGCCGGCAGTCGGCGCATCCTGGGTTTCACCATCGCCAGCAGCCAGAGCGAGGATCTCGTCCTGAAGGCGGTGGATCAGGCGGTGACCGCGAGGCGCCGCTTCGATTCGCAGTTCACCGGCGAGGGCGTCATCCATCATTCCGACGCTGGCAGCCAATACACCAGCTTGGCGTTCAGCCAGAAGCTCCTCGATCACGGCATCGCCGGCTCCATCGGCCGGGTTGGAACTGCCTATGACAACGCGCTCATGGAGAGCACCATCGGCCTGTACAAGACCGAACTGATTCATGCCGAACGCCGCACTTGGGCTTCCCGGCAGGAGGTAGAGACGGCGACGGCGGCGTGGGTGAACTGGTTCAACCGGCAACGGTTGCACTCAGCCCTCGATTACCTCAGCCCCATCGAGTTCGAGGAAGATTACAATCACCGGCAGGACCTGCTGAGGCAGGCTGCGTGA
- a CDS encoding CopG family transcriptional regulator, translated as MTSRETIKGIPVTEEQIAGWVSEAEAGYDVTALKKRGRGRPGRGAQPSQVVAIRFTPEELDELDARAESEGTTRSEVIREALFSAR; from the coding sequence ATGACTTCACGCGAGACGATCAAGGGGATTCCCGTTACGGAAGAGCAGATTGCCGGATGGGTGTCCGAGGCCGAGGCGGGCTATGACGTTACGGCCCTGAAGAAGCGGGGCCGTGGTCGGCCTGGGCGCGGTGCGCAACCATCTCAGGTTGTCGCAATTAGGTTCACGCCTGAGGAGCTTGACGAGCTAGATGCTCGAGCTGAGAGCGAGGGGACTACCCGTTCTGAAGTGATCCGCGAAGCTCTTTTCTCGGCCAGGTGA
- a CDS encoding DUF1801 domain-containing protein: protein MRGSRSVGIDIRRINQVHVNLRAQGEATRFCSQNGQLPERTEVMREKATSIDEYLGGINPAFRPELERIRALVTGLAPNVEEAMSYSMPTLKYKNRALVYFTASKKHMSLYPSSWAIEEFKDRLADYKTSEHAIQFTLEKPLPGELIEDLVRFHIREIDADRK, encoded by the coding sequence GTGCGCGGTAGCCGCTCGGTAGGCATCGATATACGCCGCATCAACCAGGTGCATGTCAATCTAAGGGCACAAGGGGAAGCAACACGGTTCTGCTCGCAGAACGGTCAACTACCAGAGAGGACCGAAGTGATGAGGGAAAAGGCAACGAGCATTGATGAGTATCTTGGTGGAATCAACCCTGCATTCCGACCGGAGCTCGAACGCATTCGTGCGCTCGTAACCGGGCTCGCGCCGAACGTCGAAGAAGCGATGAGTTATAGCATGCCGACACTGAAGTATAAGAACCGCGCATTGGTGTATTTCACCGCATCGAAAAAGCACATGAGTCTGTACCCTTCGTCCTGGGCGATCGAGGAGTTCAAGGACCGACTGGCGGATTACAAGACCTCTGAGCACGCGATTCAGTTCACGCTGGAGAAGCCACTGCCCGGCGAACTGATCGAGGACCTCGTACGGTTCCACATACGCGAGATCGACGCCGACCGGAAATAA